The Thermobifida halotolerans sequence GTCCGCTGGAAGCGGCGCCGTGATCCCGTCCACCCGGTGCGCGACCGACCGTCGACCGGATCGCCTCCTCCGGTCGCTCGGCACCACCAGCGGGGTGCCGGTCTCGGGGTCGGGGATGACCCGGCAGGGCAGACCGAAGACCTCCCGCACCAGTTCGGCGGTGACGATCTCGTGCGGGTCGCCCTGGGCGACCACCGCGCCGTCCTTCATCGCGATCAGGTGGGTGGCGTACCGGCAGGCGTGGTTCAGGTCGTGCAGCACCGCCACCAGCGTGTAGCCGCGCTCGTGGTGCAGGTCGGCGCACAGGTCGAGCATGTCCATCTGGTGCGCGATGTCCAGGAACGTGGTGGGCTCGTCCAGCAGCAGCAGCGGAGTCTGCTGCGCCAGCACCATCGCCAGCCACACGCGCTGCCGCTGCCCCCCGGAGAGCTCGTCCACCAGGCGGTCGGCCAGGTCGTCGACCCTGGTGGCCGCCATCGCCTCGGCGACGATCCGCTCGTCGGCGCGCGACCACTGCTTCAGGAACCGCTGGTGCGGGTAGCGCCCCCGCGCCACCAGGTCGGCCACCGTGATGCCGTCCGGGGCGACGGACGTCTGCGGCAGCAGACCGAGCCGCCGCGCCACCTCCCTGGACGGGTAGGAGCTGATCAGCCTGCCGTCCAGGTGCACCGCCCCCGACACCGGCCGGATCATCCGCGACAGCGCGCGCAGCAGTGTGGACTTGCCGCAGGCGTTGGGGCCGACGATGACGGTGAAGGAGCGGTCCGGAATGGCGACTCCCAGGTTCCGGGAGACGACACGCCGGTCGTAGGCCAGCGTCAGATCGTCCCCCCTCAGCCGGGGGGATCGGGGCTGGGACATGTTCTCACCTCGTTTGTCAGGCACGGCCACCCCGCCACTCCGAGTACAGCAGCCAGACCAGATAGGTTCCGCCGACGACCGTGGTGACCACGCCCACCGGAAGCTGCACGGGCGCCAGCAGCCGCAACGCCACCAGGTCCGAGCAGAGCAGTAGCGCCGCCCCCATGAGTGCCGAGGCGACCAGCGTCGTGCCGTCGGCGCGGGTCAGCCGCCGGGCCAGTTGCGGGGCGGCCAGGGCGACGAACGCGATCGGTCCGGACACCGCGATCGCGATCCCGGTCAGCGCGCTCGCCGCCACCAGCGCCGACGACTGGGTGCGCTGGGTGGGCACGCCCAGCGCCCGCGCGATGTCGTCGCCCATCTCCATGAGTCGCAGCCGCGCGCCGAGCCGCAGGAGGAACGGGACCAGCACGGCGGAGCCGACGCCGACCGCGGCGACGTGCGACCACTCCCGCGAGTTGAGCGTGCCGACCATCCACACCTGGGCGGTGAGCGCGTCGGTGAGTTCGGCGCGGGTGATGAGGTAGTGCGTCACCGAACTCAGCATCGCGCTGACCCCGATGCCGACCAGGACGAGCCGGTAGCCCTGCACGCCCCGCCGGACGGCCAGCAGGTAGACGAGCACGGCCGTGCCGACCCCGCCGAGCATCGCCCCCAGCGCGGTGGGCAGCATGCCGCCGCCCAGCACCAGGATGGTCAGCACCGCCCCGGTGGACGCCCCCGCGGTGAACCCGATGATGTCGGGGCTGCCCAGCGGGTTGCGGGACAGGCTCTGAAACACCGCGCCCGCCATACCCAGCGCCGCACCCACCAGGGTCGCCGTCAGCGCCCGGGGCAGCCGGACCTCCCGCACGAAGAACACGTCGAGCCGCTCCCCGCGGCCGCTCAACGCGGCCACCACGTCGGGCAGCGCGATCGGGTAGTCGCCGACCATGAGGGAGACCGCCAGCACCGCGGCCACCAGGGCCGCCAACGCCAGGCAGACGGCCAGCACGCGCGGGCGCAGCCGGAGCGCCACCGAGC is a genomic window containing:
- a CDS encoding ABC transporter ATP-binding protein, whose amino-acid sequence is MSQPRSPRLRGDDLTLAYDRRVVSRNLGVAIPDRSFTVIVGPNACGKSTLLRALSRMIRPVSGAVHLDGRLISSYPSREVARRLGLLPQTSVAPDGITVADLVARGRYPHQRFLKQWSRADERIVAEAMAATRVDDLADRLVDELSGGQRQRVWLAMVLAQQTPLLLLDEPTTFLDIAHQMDMLDLCADLHHERGYTLVAVLHDLNHACRYATHLIAMKDGAVVAQGDPHEIVTAELVREVFGLPCRVIPDPETGTPLVVPSDRRRRSGRRSVAHRVDGITAPLPADLP
- a CDS encoding FecCD family ABC transporter permease, with the translated sequence MTATPLRSVRLGSVALRLRPRVLAVCLALAALVAAVLAVSLMVGDYPIALPDVVAALSGRGERLDVFFVREVRLPRALTATLVGAALGMAGAVFQSLSRNPLGSPDIIGFTAGASTGAVLTILVLGGGMLPTALGAMLGGVGTAVLVYLLAVRRGVQGYRLVLVGIGVSAMLSSVTHYLITRAELTDALTAQVWMVGTLNSREWSHVAAVGVGSAVLVPFLLRLGARLRLMEMGDDIARALGVPTQRTQSSALVAASALTGIAIAVSGPIAFVALAAPQLARRLTRADGTTLVASALMGAALLLCSDLVALRLLAPVQLPVGVVTTVVGGTYLVWLLYSEWRGGRA